The Bactrocera dorsalis isolate Fly_Bdor chromosome 3, ASM2337382v1, whole genome shotgun sequence genomic interval CACCACCAAATAATTGAGTAGcactcaaaatttttaataattttttttaaagcaaaacaaataaaacaaaaaattgtttttcaaaatcttcaaaCGATGGTCAAGAATacctatacatatgcataactGAAAGAATGTAATTGTAAGACAAAGCGAGATTCACAGAGAAATTTTCCagcaaaattaatacaaaatattgttaaaatatgtacataggtgtatgtatatgtgtgtataactAAAAACTAAACAGAAATTCTTAAAAGGATTTTTAACCGCAAGCTTTAGCtgctttttagttttatttatgtgtatatgtaacaAAACTGTTTTCCATACTGCCCTTTCCTTTAGCTTCAGTTACTTTTTGCTCAACTGCTTCATAgtgaaaataattactttatttgTTAAGCACATAAGGCAAGTCTTCAAATATTCCACACGCCGCTGTAGTTTTAATAGTGCAGGGAACCACAAttctatatttttcattaagaaaCTTATATTTTACTAGTTTGGGCTGAGACTCTTGTGTAACacacttaaattaaataacagcaaaacaaataaatcacaaaaagaaaattcaataaatcttAAAAGATTGTTATTTTAGCAAGTGTATgctttttcatattattttttaacaaaaacaaatcactcAAATTCTTAtgctcattttattatttaatctttTTGTACTATCActtactataatatatatatacatatatttaaacattattttaagttatataAAACGAACAAAGTAAAtctacaagaaaaaatattcttctgTGAGCAGAAAATAACAAAGTAAGTGAAGGTAAATGAAGGTGAAGAGACGCATGATcgtgtatttttatttccaaaaaatatacatataaataaattataacaaattaaaaaaaatatatatatacataaaactaTCATTTTATGAGGTCTCCAATGTTTTTCggggtgttacaaatttcgtggcgAACTTAATCTATATCGAGTTCAGGGTACAAATATGTtgaacatacaaaaataatcaTTTACAGCAATCTTAAGGAGCTAACTTCCAAATTTTGGGGGTTTCAACATTGTCTATAAGATTATTGAAACCTTTGAGTACTTTTACTTTTCCAAAGTTTAGAatctaaacacattttttcagGGAAAAGCACCGACATTCGAATTGACCACGTTGGCAAATGAACATACAACTATGGAACTCCTAAATTAACATTTCTATGGCCAAAAAATcatgttaatttaaatttcataaaataatctCAGAAAAGTTGTATATAAACATGAAATTAGTGGCCAGCAACATGATCAATGAAGAAATGTTGCTAATCAACAAGTTGATTATACAAACGAAGTTTTTTAAACGATGTTCACcctgttcaaaaattttaattacattcgCGGCATCCTGTGTTACTTTATTTACAAAGTAATTGTGTGTAGCACTAGCAATGAgaaataaaaaacgattttaaaaatatcatatgATTAATTGCCAATtctacaatattttcaatatatattagagtgctattaaatatatattaccaATATAAATGACTTACAAGCATAAATTCATTTATCGACTTTTCAACCGATAAATCTGTCTCCAACGTAgcaccagagaacgtatatttaaaCCAAACAGCTGACCGCGCTTTTAACACGCTTTTTTGTAGTAAACAGTGCgcattgtaaaaatttatttgcagtaAATCACAAGAAAATGGTACGAAAACTAAAATACCATGAGCAGAAATTGCTTAAGAAAGTTGACTTCATCACATGGAAAGTAGATAACGGtggaaaagaaacaaaaatcttACGGCGCTATCACATACGCAAGCCAGCCGATTATACCaagtgagttttttttatttttatttatatttcattatattaatgttttttgtatTAGATACAACAAGTTGTCGCGTGAGATACGCACTCTGTGTGAAAAAATTGCCAACTTAGAGAAGACGGATCCTTTCAAATCCGAAGCGGGTTCAATGCTACTGCAGAAGCTCTATGACATGGGCTTAACGCGCAATACTATGGATTTGTCAGCTGCAAGCACTGTCTCGGCAAGTAGTTTTTGTAGACGTCGTTTACCGGTGGTAATGGTAAAAAGTAAGTTTTTATTCTTGGAATTATTTAGTAGAGTTAATGTGGTGGTTAACATTAAGCAAAGAATGAATGAAAGTAGAATGAAAGCAGTGTGCagtaaaaaaatgatatttaataTCCGGTGGGCCTATATAGAGTTTTTAAGGAAGTTTGTAGCAGACAGAAGGAAACTGTTGCGATCATGtctatatgttatatataaatgactAGAGCGACGAGCTGAGCCGGTTAAGCCATGTCcgtacaaactggccgatcaaaattaagttattgtaccgaaacttttttatttttttatttttattcggaCAGTATAAAGCAATTTCATATTATGTTAACCAGTGGCGGATCCACTGGAATGTTTTTAGTTGTCAAAACCCCACAAATCGGAGATATcatcaatattaaaaatgtgttgGATGGTAAAATCCCCTAAGAAAGAAATTCTGAATCCGCTTTATTgttaacaaatacaaaagaaaatatcataaattaaaaattatcaaaatcaaaatacaacaaaaaaatatcataattaaaatttttcaaaatcatattttcCGATATCTTGTATGCCAGTGGTAAAATTACATTCCTGTTATTTactaatgtgtgtatgtacaaatgCTTTCTCTGAGTcttatatataaattgttttaaagaaaaaaccctAACCATCTTATATTTTTCAAGATCGTCTATcacaaaatctcaaaaatgCGACAGATCTCATTGAGCAAGGACATATACGAGTGGGCCCTGATATGATTACGGATCCGGCATTTTTAGTAACACGCAATTTGGAAGATTTTGTCACATGGGTGGATAGCTCCAAGATTAAGCAGCACGTCTTGAATTATAATGATGAACGTGATGACTTCGCtttagtttaaattattttatatttttttgttgaactaaaaaaatttgtacgtctctttttatttaagtaaatataagtCATATGCTATATGATGTGCCTAAAAATGATTTactatgcatttttttttaataaaatcgtatatttcttcaaattacaCTATATAGAAGAATTAGTTAATCAACAATTGGATAACTGCATTCTTCGGCAATGCCACAGAAATTTCTACCGCGTGGCAATCTAAAGTAACCCTCCTCTCCCCAACTGCTGTCCCATGAGTTCTTAACAATCCAAAAGTCTTTGCCCTTCTCACTACCATATCCTACAACCAAAATCGCATGATTCACTTCGGCCTTATTGCACTCCTCATCCGCATAGATGCCTTCCTTGTAAAGCAATAACGATTCCGGTGCGTACACAGAACATGCCAACGGTCCCAATGTGGCGACAACCTCCATCATTGTTTTTTCATCTTTCGGTTTGACCACCGCAAAACCTTTTACTTCGGCTTCCTTATTTCCGGCTTTATATTTACAAGCATCCTTCTGATTAGCATATGGATACGAGGCGCTGTCTTGTAAACCCTTTTGCTCATCCTTAATAAAGGCGAACGCATACTCCTGATAACCGCCATCACAACCGTTTAAACCGAAATCAACTGGACCGCAATCGATTAGATTTTGCTCGGAAAGATTTGGCAATTTCTTAGTGCTACGGAATATGTGACCCTCAATGGCGCCGGTGGTGGCGAAAGCCCAACACGAGCCGCACTTATCCTGGAATTTCACCGGTGTGACACCGCCTTTGGTGCGCCAATCGAAGGCCTTCGGCACCCTGGTGGTGGGCGGTTTGGCTTCCTGACGATCTGCTCTGGCCTTtgctctaaaaatatatttcaatttgcattacaaaaattacagttttcGAGACTTATGTGCTGCATTCGTTTACTCACTCGCCACTAGCTGATTTGGAGTTACCGCAAAAGAATTTCAAGAATTCTGCTTTAGTTATATCGGCAAACTTGTTCAACGCCAATTTATAACCCTTCTTGGCGGTATTGGTCAAGgctaccaaatttttatttgtattaaattgtgCTTCACGTAGTTGCTTTTCGGCAGCATCGAAATAGCTTTTGCCAGTTTTTAGCTGTATTGTGTGAGAGTCAGGGAGAAAAAGAGATTTAAATGGAGAAAATTAgttgttttgtgattttttttcattctttgCGATCTTTATATAATAGTTAAATACAATTTGAGCCAAGTTAATAATGGaaggaaaataaatacaatatttaaaacaacttaattttttttttattttttttcaaaattatgttttatgtttatttttttttacttaaaattttttttctaataaatttttttttatttattttttacaaatttgtttttatgtattttttttatattttttttttaatattttcttatttttttatcaatttttttttaaattttttttatcaattttttttttaaattttttatcaaattttttttttttaatttttttatcaatttttttttttttaattttcttatcaagtttttttttgtcgattttttttttaatttttttcaattttttttacagttttttatattatatttttacaattataattataaagatGCTTTTATACgtttcattgctttaaaaaatccacctgtgaagggtattatagcttcggtgcaaccgaatttaatgtttttttatttttataaatttatttttatcatatttgaaatataatttatttaaaataattttaaacaattatttattaaaaaaaattttgtttaaattttttaaaaatatttttcttatatttttttttaaatttttttaaatatattttttaatatttttttttaatttatacattttttttttaatattttttttttatatatttttaccaaaatttatattatttgatttattgaaaatatttttataatgtttttttttaattttttaaaaatatttttttttaattttcgaccaaaatttatattatattttttattatatatatttacttttctatataattttttattattctttatttaataatgattttcttattttatttttttgttttgacattCATATTATTTATGTTCATTTCATAccttttttacaataaaaatcgaaataataagCATTAAATATTTACCAAGAAGTCATCATGATCCGCAAAATTCAGGCCGCTTGTCACGAGATTGCTAAGACCGCTTGCTATATTCTTCGGCGCGCTGAAAAAACTCGGAACTTGTGCCGCAGTTAAAGCGAAAAGCAGGGGCAACAACCACACCACCGAGCCAAAACGCATTTtgcctaaaatttaaaaaatttgccaaACATAAAGAAttagcaaacatttttattaaaaaaaaaaaaaaaaacaattataaaaaacccacataatttaaaaacctcataaattcattttttgccAAAGCATTTAATAAATGCTAATGAAGAGACCCGTTTCGAAGTACAGTAATCACTTGTTTCGGtggaaataaaattagaaaaaaatcttcGTTTTTTTCCGTTTCTAATCAATTATGTAAATATAGCAATATGCAAATGAGTCCGCGTGCCGAGCAAACAGTCGTATAAACGacacaagaaaatacaaaatttcgaaataacaaaaaataaacaaaaacaaatgcataaTTGAAAACTGAAACAGTTATGTGTGCAATATTATACAACTCAGtgttatgtatgtgtgagtatgtatgtatagttcatatgtgtgcgtgtaagtATTGTAATAACTTTCACAAATCGCGCGCTGCAAAAATGATTCAATCGGGgatttttctttttagtttcaaagaaaacattaaaatttttagtattgtaaggctaattttattttaagacgTCAACTATTAATAAATAGCtaatttctaatatttctattttattttcagcgCATATATCagcaatttgtatttaattatgaCTTGTCATGCAACTTTTGGACACCTTTTGGGATGTGTGAAAAATCAGCACGGACAAGATCAACCGCCGTGAAGCAACAATAAAAGGGGAATctctatatgtatattgtcaGAGGTAGGTGAAATGTATTCTTTATCGGTTTAGGGGCTACAAGACTACTGTTTGTTgtatctgaaaaatatttgtatatacatatataggttaTCTAACAGGCTCAAGACATCGTAGTACACTTCAGGTCGTGCTTAAATTTCGTCTTTTATTAATtcattaagtatttatttacagttattatcCGAATATTTTCTCaagttttattcaaaaatgtttgaaaattcattttaattatttacattatattaaaacaaaaaaaacaaaaacaaattttgaaatttttttctcaatggTCTTAGTAGCTTGAGTgtttggaaaaaatgtaaaaagaattttttacattttattttaacatttcttttatttttttaattatatattttttaaataaatttttttattatttgattaaatatttatattgtttacgaaaattaccaaaattttaaaataaaaaaaaatttaaaataaattttaaattaaagttaaaaaaaacaattaattatttttatagaatttattttttttttttaatttcaaggcacaaagaatatttgaaagttgaatttgaaaacactttttttttaatttcaaaagtttcaAGCCGCAAagagcatttgaaaaaaaaaaaattattttttataaaaatttaaaaaatgtcaagccaaagccaaagccaaaggaagttgttttataaaaattaaaaaaatgcatattcAAATGCTACAcagagtatttttatttattttattttctaaaaattaaaaaagagtaTTTGagataaaaaactgaaaattgaaaaataagcttattttccaaaaatttaaaaaacagaaattgagaaaaaaaattaataactgagttttttttaaatacaagtttgaaaaaattccaaGCCACAAAGAGTATTtgagtatttaaaaaaagtgtgtttgagaaaaaaataaaaaaaaagttttttgtttttaaaaactttaagaaattttaagccACGAagcgaatgaaaaaaaaattttttaaatcagttttttataaaaatttaaaaatttcaatctaCAAAGAGTATTtgagaaacaaaattaaaaaaaaaaacatttttctaaaactttaaaaaagttCAAGCTACAaagaatatttaagaaaaaaaattttaaatacccttttatttgagataaaaaattaaaaaataagtttcttttaattaaagtttacaAAATGTCAAGCCACAAAgcgtattttaataaaaatataattttttagtttatttaattttttttttttaattttgttttttaaattataaaatggtatttaagaaaaaaaaaattgtttaatataaattaaaaaaaaaaattcaagccaCTAAGAGaacttaagaaaaaaattaaaaaacaatttttttttgtaaaaatttaaaaacccgtttttataaaaattacataatctctttgaattttaatcgctttctgtatatttttttaattctcagattttttttaacatattacatttttttctcaaaacagcTAAAGTATGTCGTGTTgtgttgtgttaaaaatattttttattaagtttttcacttttcaaattaatttgcatTCATTATTTGCCTATTCGATTGAATAGCgcgcaaaaatatgtttttcttgtaaatttttgttttatttttttatccctttttaattttttagtgttttttttaacgttttgttagttgtttattatttttcttgtttttttatattttattgtttttattttttattacttttactttttcattgtttttttttttttaattttatatttttttattgttttattattttattattgttgttattttattttttattaattttattttgttttttattaattttatttatttttggtattctttatttgttgtgtttttgaactgtttctatattttgtaatacatacaaatattttttttaatttttatttattttattattttttttttctttttttttactaatttttttataatttttccattttcatctcAAAGCCACTCAAATATAACCTTGTGCAGCTCATTTTAACCTCACATCATAAACTGTAATTTCAAAACTGTTTCCTCTGATTTACATAATCAATTTGACTCCAATgacacacaaatacatgcacacatactcatgcatatttttctacttaaaatatttgaatccTCTGATTCTCATAGTGTTCCGTTAATCGCGCTTCTCTGTATCATTAGCTTCAGATCAATCATTATTTTAGTTGATAACCTTTTTACTTATATcacttgctttgtttttgtaattacaccaatcacaaaatattatatttactttacaacacattgtagttgttattgtattaATATGTTATTATATTGTAATTGTGCTTACTTCAGCACCTGATCTTGGCAGTGAATTAAGATTTTCACAAAAACACAAgccacactcacacacgcaaaCTTACaatggcaataacaataacaataataaccgGTAGTTGAGTTGTGTAGTCGGAACGAGTCGAAGATGCTTGCTATACAGTAGCCACCTTACTAATGGTGATTCTGCGGTCAGATGATGCCGCTTTTATAGCGCAATTAAGATTTGCTTGATATAGGTAGCAGCTTAGTGTATGCTAATGGTCACTAATTAATTCAAAATGCTATTGgttgaaagaaaagaaataaaaaattgaaaaaaaaaagaaataaaaaaaaaaatgaaaaaaattatagaaattcgTTCGAAACGTAATTAGAAGCGCACTTCAAGTTTTAAGACGCTACCGTTGCTATTCGAAAATTGAGTTATGAGGAGATCGCcacaacttttttctttaaagtgtTATAGGTTACCTTTTATATGTCGGGACTTGGCAAGCCTAGTGCTGCAATTTAGCAACTCACCACTTTATtgtaaaatttgacattttttttgcgaaacatACTAAGCATCTTTTGATATACGagccttttttgttgtttacagtaacttaaaattttcagctcGGTCTAAAATGCGTGGTTTAACTTAGCAAGAGTATATTGATAAactgaatgaaatttttgacgatgaagctccatcaacTACCAGTGTTTagcgatggtatggtgaatccAATCATTGTCGTAGATCACTTCAAAACAAAGTTTCAAGCTATGAAGGAAtttctaagaattttttattgctcagAAACGACTGGATACAACTTTAATGTGACCTTTTTAGATATATGCCTCAGCTAATGATCGAAGGAATaggttttttgataataatttagaTTTAGAGTCCATAGTAAAGCCTGAGGTTCATAGCCCGCTATGTCTTATGcagaattttttccatttctctTCGTAATTGCACTTTTGAGCATTAACGCGACCAGGGAGgactatattatatacatatgtacataagcggAGGTGACACTTCCTTGCTTCAGTAATCAACTTTCGCACACAGTACACGTTAAgcttcaaacatacatacaaacatacatacatacatacatacatactacatacatatgtacatatgtacatactatgtagTAGATAAGCTCCGTTAGCGAGTTGAACGTTGGAAGTGGTGTGTATACCCTTCGGCAACTAAATTAATGCAACTCAAACTTTAGTTAACTGGTTACTGTACAGcacttttttgcaaaaaatcgggattacttaaaaataatttcgggatcccgaaaatttttggGATTTCACCATTTTGCTAACCATTAATGTAcagaatttttttgtcaaaaaaattcgggattacttaaaattattctcgggatcccgaaaacttTCGGGATTTCTCAATTTCTCACCATTATATTAACAAACTTTGTCTAcaaataatgtttaaaaaatttgtgcatAACGGGAATTCgggattaataaaaattaatttcaggatcccgaaaaatttcgTGATTTCTCATCATTACATTAACTAATTGTAATTAACTGGCTACAATAATGTACACACATTTTAGGACtacttaaaattaattgcgggatcccgaaaattttcgggatttctTAGCATTTCTAGCTATTCTGACCACAAATAACATTTACAaacgaaatttcgggattaataaaaataaatttcgagaTCTCGGAAATTTTCGGGTTTTCTCACAACtgcaaaagttttaaataaaatacgcCAATAATTGTTAggatgtatattatatacagaaATCAtcataaaatttcttttcacCCAAATTCCGAACccgtatgtacataaatatgtatgtatgtatgtatgtatttgtgtatgtatttaagcAATTCGGGATATCCCTACCTGATTTCGATTGATTCGCACAGAACTAGTATCACCTGCCAACAACAGACAGGTTTGCTGAAAAACGGCTAATAACTCGAATTATCATTTTAATTGATTGCGAATCCGAAACAAGTAGCGGCAAAGAATCTCTAACACTAGTAGAGTATTGTACTAACACTAGTAGTAGTATTGGCAGAGATTGCTAAgttttgcaaagaaaaaagaaaaaagaaagttgCTGGTAGGCTTCTTGATGCAGTCATTTAATTACTTTAGTGTTTGTATGCTCATTAGGGTGGCCCTTAAAGAATCAAAACTGGGAATTTTTTCAAGCTTGCTTTCTCAAATGATAATACGGGTAATGTTAGCACGTAGAAATATTGACCCCCCACATCTTCAAGGTCATCTTCAGATTCAATAACTttccacataaatatatatgtttcaGAACCTGCGCACCTAATCGGTTTCAATTATTTGTTAAGATTCcatagaaaatgttttattttgaccTCCGTACGGCAACCCTTAAATGTTTAAGCCAAAATTTATATGTGACAGcttcaaattttttcagaacCTCCCTAATTCCGACAAATTTTTAACCGCATAATCCAGTTATTAAGGCTAATATGCATACGTATTTCTTTATGCTAATTAGTCACACGATGGCATCACTGACCAACATTTTTCTGTcttgttttatgatttttattccCGCTTTCTGATAAAAGTAACGGTTCAATGCCAGAAGACAACAGATTTAGATTGCTTTGTCGgaaaaaacttttaatacttaaatattagaaGCCATAGACGCGAGATCCGCACGTGAACTTATATCACATTAAAGAGGTTTGACTGCTATTTTCGCTATAGAAGAAACCTAAAACAACAGACATTATTACAGTCTCGTTCTAAAAGTTCATGGAAGCatcgaaattttccaaaaatgtaaAGAATTTACCAAACCTTTAGGTTGTATAAACTTTGTAAGGAGTCTGCTTTACGACTAAATACGTCACATTGCCTCTTACATAAATCGAAAACAAGTTATATATTTCAGTATCGGTGgttgtctgaaggtatgcgctccgaGGTGCTTAAGTCTTGAGCTCCCAAACGCCGGAAAGTCAAGAatgaagtgttgagttgtttctacCAAATCTTCTTCCATagagcttctgcagatggtatctggtaggattcccagctatactgcgtggacgccaatagggcaatgaccCGTTAAAAGCCCAAAACTAGAGATAGGCTAGCCTTAGATCGCTCTTGAGCcaatagcgaggttaggcactctttCACCAGTCTTGAACGCACTGTTATTAAGTTCAAGGCTATTGTcaccgctctgctatctgagtggatggtcacttctctgaagaagAATGCACTCCGGAGCGGACTGGAAGACAGTAGATCCCTCCACCACCCTTCCCCCATgttttgacccatccgtgaagaaggTCACTActcctctcctccaacggcttcgtCCCATCCACAACTTTCTCGGCGGaatatgggtagagaaggagtCGCAAGAGATCGGCGACTCCATGATCGAAGTGATCCGATAAGAAGTAAAAGTgagtgaggatttccgagtgttcagactcgtgttcttttaggaacccagactCTTTGAGTTTGATGGCAACTTTCACAGCCATATATCTTGCGGCGATGTCCACGGGCAATATGAGCAGGATGGCGTTAAATGCCATGGGTGGAGTGGACCTTAGAGCaccaccttttgccaatggctccgCTACAGCACTATAAGGCAATTATATATTGTAATTGGGCAACTTTCGAGCATGTTGTCTCCCCAAATGCGGCATCGCTGAACAAcccaatatatagatatagatattaCTATATCGATTGATTTTAAGAACCGCAATTATTTCCCCGTTTATAGAGTTCGTTGTCGGTCTCTAACTGACCTATGCTTTCCAGCTTACTCAGTAACAAGAGTTCTCGCTCACTTTCTCTTTGCATCGGTAGTACATCTCTCTCTCTACTCCTCTATCGGCCATATAAACTCACCCTAacaaatcaagtccttgtgtgtaaaacttttttctttgatgaaatatcttcatgaaaattaacacagattattgtccaaggtaaAGCTACAATCTCAAACGAAATTGCTTAGATCGAACcgatatagcatatagctgccatacaaattgatccttctaaatcaagtccttgtaggaaaaacctttttattacttgatatatcttcataaaattttgcaaagtttataaagcaacgctacaatctacGAA includes:
- the LOC105226826 gene encoding U3 small nucleolar ribonucleoprotein protein IMP3, whose protein sequence is MVRKLKYHEQKLLKKVDFITWKVDNGGKETKILRRYHIRKPADYTKYNKLSREIRTLCEKIANLEKTDPFKSEAGSMLLQKLYDMGLTRNTMDLSAASTVSASSFCRRRLPVVMVKNRLSQNLKNATDLIEQGHIRVGPDMITDPAFLVTRNLEDFVTWVDSSKIKQHVLNYNDERDDFALV
- the LOC105226824 gene encoding procathepsin L; the encoded protein is MRFGSVVWLLPLLFALTAAQVPSFFSAPKNIASGLSNLVTSGLNFADHDDFLLKTGKSYFDAAEKQLREAQFNTNKNLVALTNTAKKGYKLALNKFADITKAEFLKFFCGNSKSASGEAKARADRQEAKPPTTRVPKAFDWRTKGGVTPVKFQDKCGSCWAFATTGAIEGHIFRSTKKLPNLSEQNLIDCGPVDFGLNGCDGGYQEYAFAFIKDEQKGLQDSASYPYANQKDACKYKAGNKEAEVKGFAVVKPKDEKTMMEVVATLGPLACSVYAPESLLLYKEGIYADEECNKAEVNHAILVVGYGSEKGKDFWIVKNSWDSSWGEEGYFRLPRGRNFCGIAEECSYPIVD